A stretch of the Vibrio stylophorae genome encodes the following:
- a CDS encoding NUDIX hydrolase yields the protein MAKVIDKLAWLAIEDHKVLCVRSYGKDLFYMPGGKREAGESDTQALVREINEELSVDLAPNSLSLYGVFEAPADGKAADITVKATCYFASFEGELAAASEIEELAWLGYADLPHCSAVVKLLFEQLYVQGLIK from the coding sequence ATGGCCAAAGTAATTGATAAGCTCGCTTGGCTCGCGATTGAAGATCATAAAGTGCTTTGTGTGCGCTCCTATGGCAAAGATCTTTTTTATATGCCAGGTGGAAAGCGCGAAGCGGGTGAGTCTGACACGCAAGCGCTCGTACGTGAAATCAACGAAGAGCTATCGGTGGATTTGGCACCAAATAGCCTATCTCTCTATGGTGTCTTTGAAGCGCCAGCAGATGGCAAAGCGGCGGATATTACGGTCAAAGCGACCTGTTATTTCGCCTCATTTGAGGGTGAGCTGGCAGCGGCTTCTGAAATTGAAGAGCTCGCATGGCTTGGATATGCCGATCTACCGCACTGCTCTGCTGTGGTTAAACTGCTTTTTGAGCAGCTATATGTGCAGGGTCTGATTAAATAA